In Deltaproteobacteria bacterium, a single genomic region encodes these proteins:
- a CDS encoding M20/M25/M40 family metallo-hydrolase, with protein sequence MPTLDAPRTLQSSQRIWEQEIVPALYEYIRIPNKSPAYDARWQQNMDRAVSLIEGWCRRQAVEGLAVEVIRLEGRTPVILMEIPGQGSETVLLYGHLDKQPEMTGWRQGLSPWNPVREGDKLYGRGGADDGYASFASLAALRLVQEQALPHARCIVLIEACEESGSTDLPAYIAHLAPRIGKPSLIVCLDSGCGNYDQLWMTTSLRGLVGGNLRVEILGEGVHSGDASGIVPESFRILRQLLSRIDDEQNGKVKLDAVHVQVPAERLKQARLTAEVLGDEVWNKFPFVPGARPAVTDKVEMILNRSWRPALSITGIEGLPPLESAGSVLRPFTACKISLRIPPRIDPVAATRAVKDALEKDPPYGARVSFEGEKSGIGWDSPPLAQWLSSSVDRASRNYFGKPPMALGEGGSIPFMGMLGEKFPDAQFLITGVLGPGSNAHGPNEFLHIPTGIRLTACVASVIADHFAR encoded by the coding sequence ATGCCGACTCTCGACGCGCCGCGCACGCTGCAGTCCTCGCAGCGGATCTGGGAGCAGGAGATCGTCCCTGCCCTCTACGAGTACATCCGGATTCCGAACAAGTCCCCCGCCTACGACGCGCGCTGGCAGCAGAACATGGACCGCGCCGTGTCCCTGATCGAGGGGTGGTGCCGCAGGCAGGCGGTCGAGGGACTGGCGGTGGAAGTGATCCGGCTGGAGGGCCGGACGCCGGTGATCCTGATGGAGATCCCGGGCCAGGGCAGCGAGACGGTGCTGCTCTACGGGCATCTCGACAAGCAGCCGGAGATGACCGGGTGGCGCCAGGGGTTGTCGCCCTGGAACCCGGTGCGCGAAGGCGACAAATTGTACGGGCGCGGCGGCGCGGACGACGGATACGCGAGCTTCGCCTCGCTGGCAGCGCTGCGGCTCGTGCAGGAGCAGGCGCTGCCGCACGCGCGCTGCATCGTGTTGATCGAAGCCTGCGAGGAGAGCGGATCGACCGACCTTCCCGCCTACATCGCGCACCTCGCGCCGCGCATCGGAAAGCCCTCCCTCATCGTCTGCCTCGACTCGGGGTGCGGCAACTACGACCAGCTTTGGATGACCACCTCCCTGCGGGGCCTGGTCGGCGGCAACCTGCGCGTGGAGATCCTCGGCGAAGGCGTCCACTCGGGAGACGCGAGCGGAATCGTGCCCGAGTCCTTCCGCATCCTCCGTCAGCTGCTCAGCCGGATCGACGACGAGCAGAACGGGAAGGTGAAGCTCGACGCAGTCCACGTGCAGGTGCCCGCCGAGCGCCTCAAGCAGGCCCGTCTCACCGCCGAGGTCCTCGGCGACGAGGTGTGGAACAAGTTCCCCTTCGTACCGGGGGCGCGGCCTGCGGTCACGGACAAGGTCGAGATGATCCTGAACCGCTCCTGGCGGCCGGCGCTCAGCATCACCGGCATCGAAGGGCTACCGCCGCTGGAGAGCGCGGGGAGCGTCCTGCGGCCGTTCACCGCCTGCAAGATCTCGCTGCGCATTCCTCCCCGGATAGACCCGGTGGCCGCGACGCGGGCGGTGAAGGACGCGCTCGAGAAGGACCCACCGTACGGCGCGCGGGTCAGCTTCGAGGGCGAGAAATCGGGAATCGGCTGGGACTCGCCGCCGCTGGCGCAGTGGCTCTCGTCTTCGGTGGATCGGGCCTCCCGCAACTATTTCGGAAAGCCGCCGATGGCGCTGGGCGAGGGCGGAAGCATTCCCTTCATGGGGATGCTGGGCGAGAAGTTTCCCGACGCGCAGTTCCTCATCACGGGCGTGCTCGGTCCGGGATCGAACGCCCACGGCCCGAACGAGTTCCTGCACATTCCCACCGGGATCCGCCTCACGGCGTGCGTGGCGAGCGTGATCGCCGATCATTTCGCCAGATGA
- a CDS encoding VWA domain-containing protein has product MFVPFLYELRDRGVRVGAQEALSLAQALALELHRGILDGFYEVARALCVHREQDLDAFDRAFAHHFRGVPDEALALTDELLEWLEQPVAKRELTELEKELLERIDLVEARDRLRMRLAEQRTRHDRGNRWVGTAGTSPHGSGGTHPTGIKVGQAPGGRGALEVAAERHFRDLRSDVTLDTRHIEVALRRLRAFVREGALDELDIETTIDKTARNAGELEIALRPPRRSNLRVLLLLDVGGSMDPHAHVCERLFSAAKRATHFKELRTYYFHNCIYGRVYESAGLIRGIPVLRLLQDCDPSWRLIVVGDALMSPWELQSSGSRWSFSEDSGAPGVAWLAHLAQHFLHAAWLNPEPQVAWYGTAEVIRRILPMYRLTQDGLLEAVHHLMKGGARH; this is encoded by the coding sequence ATGTTCGTTCCCTTCCTCTACGAGCTGCGCGATCGCGGCGTGCGGGTCGGCGCTCAGGAGGCGCTTTCGCTCGCCCAGGCGCTGGCCCTCGAGCTACATCGGGGAATCCTGGACGGCTTCTACGAAGTTGCCCGCGCCCTCTGCGTTCACCGCGAGCAGGATCTCGACGCCTTCGACCGTGCGTTCGCGCACCACTTCCGCGGCGTGCCGGACGAGGCGCTGGCGCTGACGGACGAGCTCCTGGAATGGCTGGAGCAGCCGGTTGCGAAGAGGGAGCTCACGGAGCTGGAGAAGGAGCTTCTGGAGCGCATCGATCTGGTGGAGGCGCGCGACCGCCTGCGTATGCGCCTGGCCGAGCAGAGGACCCGCCATGACCGCGGCAACCGTTGGGTCGGGACGGCAGGGACCTCACCGCACGGCAGCGGCGGAACGCACCCCACCGGGATCAAGGTAGGACAGGCCCCCGGCGGTCGCGGCGCTCTGGAGGTGGCCGCCGAGCGGCACTTCCGCGATCTCCGGTCCGACGTCACCCTCGACACCCGGCACATCGAGGTTGCCCTGCGCCGGTTGCGCGCCTTCGTCCGCGAAGGAGCGCTGGACGAGCTGGATATCGAGACCACCATCGACAAGACCGCGCGCAATGCGGGCGAGCTGGAGATCGCGCTACGGCCTCCGCGTCGGTCGAATCTGCGAGTGCTGTTGCTCCTCGACGTCGGCGGGTCGATGGATCCGCACGCGCACGTCTGCGAACGGCTCTTCTCCGCCGCCAAGCGCGCCACCCACTTCAAGGAGCTGCGCACCTATTACTTCCACAACTGCATCTACGGCCGCGTGTACGAGAGCGCCGGCCTGATCCGCGGGATCCCCGTCCTGCGGCTCTTGCAGGATTGCGATCCCTCCTGGCGCCTGATCGTGGTCGGCGACGCGCTGATGAGCCCCTGGGAGCTGCAGTCGAGCGGGTCGCGCTGGAGCTTCAGCGAGGACTCGGGCGCACCGGGCGTCGCCTGGTTGGCCCATCTTGCGCAGCATTTCCTCCACGCCGCATGGCTGAACCCGGAGCCCCAGGTGGCCTGGTATGGCACCGCCGAAGTGATTCGCCGGATCTTGCCCATGTACCGGCTCACCCAGGACGGGCTTCTGGAAGCAGTCCACCACTTGATGAAAGGCGGCGCGCGTCACTGA